A single window of Eucalyptus grandis isolate ANBG69807.140 chromosome 1, ASM1654582v1, whole genome shotgun sequence DNA harbors:
- the LOC104444905 gene encoding LOW QUALITY PROTEIN: AP2-like ethylene-responsive transcription factor At2g41710 (The sequence of the model RefSeq protein was modified relative to this genomic sequence to represent the inferred CDS: inserted 1 base in 1 codon): MASSSSEPGLKSESGGGGGGGGGGGGEASEAAGAXQQLLLYRGLKKAKKERGCTAKERISKMPPCAAGKRSSIYRGVTRHRWTGRYEAHLWDKSTWNQNQNKKGKQVYLGAYDDEEAAARAYDLAALKYWGPGTLINFPVKDYARDLEEMQNVSREDYLVSLRRKSSGFSRGVSKYRGLSSRWESSFSRIGGAEYFNSIYGAGEDPAIESDFGSSFCIDRKIDLTGYIKWWGQNKTRQLDLATKSSEEVKHCSSDDINTELKTSEWEATEPYQMPRLGVPCDGRRHKGSTLSALGVLSQSAAYKSLQEKELKKQEKDHDNDDENKNTINRMDYGQPVEKSRSHEASEKQGVTGGMSGTPPPQRNLYPLTSFLNAPLLTNYSSIDPMADPVLWSSLVPGLPAGLSRTAEVPKTETSSTYTFVQPQE, from the exons ATggcttcttcctcctccgagcCGGGGCTGAAGTCCgagtccggcggcggcggcggcggcgggggcggaggcggcggggagGCGTCGGAGGCGGCGGGGG ATCAGCAGCTGCTGCTCTACCGGGGGCTGAAGAaggcgaagaaggagagaggtTGCACCGCCAAAGAGCGCATCAGCAAGATGCCTCCCTGTGCCGCCGGGAAACGCAGCTCCATCTACCGCGGCGTCACCAG GCATAGATGGACTGGTCGATATGAAGCTCATCTCTGGGATAAAAGTACATGGAACCAGAATCAGAATAAGAAAGGGAAGCAAG TTTATTTAG GTGCTTATGATGATGAGGAGGCTGCAGCAAGAGCCTATGATCTCGCTGCCTTGAAATATTGGGGACCTGGGACACTCATTAATTTTCCA GTCAAAGACTATGCCAGAGATCTTGAAGAAATGCAGAATGTCTCTAGAGAAGACTACCTCGTGTCTCTTCGTAG AAAGAGCAGTGGTTTTTCAAGAGGAGTCTCCAAATATCGAGGACTTTCTAG CCGATGGGAGTCATCATTCAGTCGCATTGGCGGAGCAGAATACTTCAACAGCATTTATG gtGCAGGCGAAGATCCAGCAATAGAAAGTGACTTTGGAAGCAGTTTTTGCATTGATAGGAAGATTGACCTAACCGGCTACATAAAGTGGTGGGGCCAAAACAAAACCCGACAACTAGACTTGGCCACAAAATCAAGTGAAGAAGTAAAACACTGTTCCTCTGATGATATCAATACTGAACTAAAAACATCAGAGTGGGAAGCTACAGAACCATACCAGATGCCCCGTTTAGGAGTACCTTGTGATGGCAGAAGGCACAAAGGGTCCACTTTATCTGCCCTTGGTGTTTTGTCACAGTCGGCTGCCTACAAAAGCTTGCAAGAGAAAGAGCTTAAAAAGCAGGAAAAGGAccatgacaatgatgatgaaaacaAGAATACTATCAACAGGATGGATTATGGACAGCCGGTTGAGAAATCTAGAAGCCATGAGGCTAGCGAGAAACAAGGAGTGACAGGTGGAATGAGTGGAACGCCTCCGCCTCAAAGAAACCTCTATCCCTTAACTTCTTTCTTGAATGCACCCTTGCTGACCAATTACAGCAGTATCGACCCAATGGCGGATCCTGTCCTGTGGTCGTCTCTTGTTCCTGGGCTTCCTGCTGGACTCTCGCGTACTGCTGAG GTTCCGAAGACCGAGACCAGCTCGACTTACACTTTTGTTCAGCCGCAGGAGTGA